A genomic region of Antennarius striatus isolate MH-2024 chromosome 4, ASM4005453v1, whole genome shotgun sequence contains the following coding sequences:
- the prr5l gene encoding proline-rich protein 5-like: MMGSFRRPRPRFMSSPVLSDLARFHASSTAIQISNTSVWNSVQSAVIKVFQGGALQVNELFTLNESIRWLLKTDMGSFITDYFQNQLLTRGLSEILDQVQLHSGDEQLVVLADMWDKFFMEILPALQAIFYPVQGQELSVRQMALLAFRDLVLLKLHLEESLGIAVYIPPAVTQMLLVLQGIHESGGPGVEYYQLERLVELVVSPYLSNILQDRKQMVFESHPQPSSGSSLGDPYHPEITVTQHHNSSDSSSLAPLVEQEGEAYLEKSCMRRHTVANVQSDTQLLTSAGRMHAGTEANGVGGREGGTRFLKPSLFYSQPDTVESPRGRVTC, from the exons ATGATGGGATCTTTCCGGCGGCCCAGGCCTCGTTTTATGAGTTCGCCGGTGTTGTCGGACCTGGCCCGGTTCCACGCCAGCTCCACTGCGATTCAGATCTCCAACACCAGCGTATGGAACAG CGTCCAATCGGCTGTGATCAAGGTGTTCCAGGGCGGGGCGCTGCAGGTGAACGAGCTGTTCACGCTCAACGAGAGCATCAG GTGGCTTCTGAAAACGGACATGGGCTCCTTCATCACTGATTATTTCCAG AACCAGCTGCTGACTCGAGGTCTGTCTGAAATCCTGGATCAGGTCCAGCTCCACTCCG GTGACGAGCAGCTCGTCGTCCTCGCTGATATGTGGGACAAATTCTTCATGGAGATCCTCCCAGCACTTCAGGCCATCTTTTACCCTGTCCAG GGACAGGAGCTGTCAGTGAGGCAGATGGCACTGCTCGCCTTTAGAGACCTGGTGTTGTTGAAGCTCCATCTAGAGGAGAGTCTGGGAATTGCAGTTTATATCCCTCCAGCTGTCACACAgatgctgctggtgctgcag GGGATCCATGAGTCTGGGGGTCCCGGTGTGGAGTATTACCAGTTGGAGCGTCTGGTGGAGCTTGTTGTGTCGCCGTATCTCAGCAACATTCTGCAGGACCGGAAACAGATGGTGTTTG AGTCCCACCCTCAGCCGTCGTCAGGGTCATCACTAGGCGATCCCTACCATCCAGAGATCACTGTCACTCAGCATCACAactcctctgactcctcatctctggctcctctggtggagcaGGAGGGCGAGGCCTATCTGGAGAAGTCCTGCATGCGGCGCCATACGGTGGCCAACGTGCAGTCAGACACGCAGCTGCTCACATCTGCAGGCAGGATGCATGCTGGGACAGAGGCAAACGGTGTGGGAGGACGAGAGGGAGGCACAAGGTTTTTGAAACCCAGTCTGTTTTACAGCCAACCGGACACAGTGGAGTCTCCCAGAGGACGAGTCACCTGCTAG
- the glsl gene encoding glutaminase liver isoform, mitochondrial isoform X1 yields the protein MENQTQEEDGSNLCFQRTPSLRRKWRKRYGGLDGNKLLEPNKDPDVNAVGPASSGNGCLKPPLPQAVVQPEDRGPPPGHPWSPSQQSPTKRRAAADVLFDGFTSKGRISVNQFFEAIWNSGLHRSDPRLRECYHHLRRLQDAEGTVDRNTFHRCITGFVSLILKALQGRFVIPDFSTFNEETQKLFSRCRQLSPIQVGAGDGKESMDSTRWGLSICTVDGQRLSLGDWADALVLGEVSWPLVYGVAVDLLGSDLVHRYVGMEGYSRYDSPFTLSKTGIPHSPLTETGVLITTSLLQMVGRMTSEEEEKFDSVLNVIQRLCNKEHATLDGSSYESSRKVAVRLHALSFYLQEKKCFPEKVDINAALDLMLQCTSTEITCESGAAMAASLANGGLCPLSADQVLSPAATRSMLSMMQVAGMKDYSTTFHYKTSIPAVSSSHGSLLAIVPGVLGLMAFSPELDACGNPWRAVHFCQELISMFQLHSFDIRTPFRQILAYRQWKAESEGYQIMNVLLAAFKGDIQTLRRYYLSGVDVNAVDYDGRSALHVAAAEGHTEVIRFLLENAKVNAALKDSFMSHQMGELSSTRGQKTQQGGSSSVTAGRRVTFDLSLLRTGSEEEINKKIWSQINSFVNQRFSEDY from the exons ATGGAGAACCAGACCCAGGAGGAGGACGGGTCCAACCTGTG ttttcagagAACTCCATCTCTCAGAAGAAAATGGAGGAAACGTTATGGCGGTCTGGACGGCAACAAACTGCTGGAACCCAATAAAGATCCAGACGTGAACG CAGTGGGACCAGCATCATCCGGTAATGGTTGCCTGAAGCCTCCCCTCCCTCAGGCGGTGGTCCAGCCAGAGGATAGAGGCCCCCCACCCGGCCATCCCTGGTCCCCCTCTCAGCAAAGTCCGACCAAACGCAGGGC GGCGGCTGACGTTCTGTTCGATGGCTTTACATCCAAAGGAAGAATCAGCGTCAACCAGTTCTTTGAG GCCATCTGGAACTCTGGTCTGCACCGGTCGGACCCCCGGCTCAGAGAGTGTTATCACCACCTGAGGAGGCTGCAGGACGCTGAGGGGACCGTGGACAGAAACACCTTCCACAG gTGCATTACAGGATTTGTGTCTCTCATCCTGAAAGCTCTGCAGGGAAGGTTTGTCATCCCAGATTTCTCTACCTTCAACGAGGAAACTCAGAAATTGTTCTCAAGGTGCCGGCAGCTGTCGCCCATACAG GTTGGAGCTGGTGATGGAAAGGAGAGCATGGACAGCACCAGGTGGGGTTTGTCCATCTGCACCGTGGATGGACAGAG GTTGTCTCTGGGTGACTGGGCCGATGCTCTGGTTCTGGGTGAGGTGTCATGGCCGCTGGTGTACGGCGTGGCGGTGGACCTGCTGGGTTCTGACCTGGTCCATAGATACGTCGGCATGGAGGGTTACTCCAGATATGACTCTCCGTTCACACTCTCTAAAACAG GAATCCCTCACAGCCCACTCACTGAGACTGGAGTCCTCATCACCACATCCTTACTACAG ATGGTCGGGAGGATGacctctgaggaagaggagaagttTGACTCA gtgtTGAATGTCATCCAGAGGCTCTGTAACAAAGAACACGCCACCCTAGACGGCAGCAG TTACGAGAGCAGCAGGAAGGTTGCTGTCAGACTCCACGCTCTGTCCTTCTACCTGCAGGAGAAGAAG TGTTTTCCAGAGAAGGTCGATATTAATGCTGCATTGGATCTCATGCTGCAG TGCACCTCCACAGAGATCACCTGTGAATCAGGAGCTGCCATGGCTGCTTCGTTAGCCAATGGAGGCCTCTGTCCCCTGTCAGCTGATCAGGTGCTGTCCCCAGCGGCCACGCGGAGCATGTTGTCCATGATGCAGGTGGCAGGAATGAAGGATTACTCCACAACGTTTCACTACAAG ACGTCTATCCCAGCTGTGTCCAGCAGCCATGGGTCGCTACTCGCCATTGTTCCTGGTGTTTTGGGTCTGATGGCGTTCTCTCCTGAGTTGGATGCCTGTGGGAACCCCTGGAGGGCCGTCCACTTCTGCCAG GAGCTCAtttcaatgtttcagctccacAGTTTTGACATCAGGACTCCGTTCAGGCAGATTCTGGCCTACAGACAGTGGAAAGCTGAATCTGAG GGATATCAGATCATGAACGTCTTGCTGGCTGCTTTTAAAGGCGACATCCAGACTCTGAGGAG GTACTACCTGTCTGGTGTGGATGTAAACGCAGTTGATTACGACGGCAGGTCAGCTCTGCACGTGGCTGCTGCCGAAGGTCACACAGAGGTCATTCGCTTCCTGCTGGAGAATGCCAAAGTGAATGCCGCTCTGAAGGACAG TTTCATGTCTCACCAGATGGGGGAGCTCTCCTCTACAAGAGGCCAGAAGACACAACAGGGAGGCAGCAGTTCAGTTACTGCAGGGAGACGCGTGACCTTTGATCTTTCCCTTCTTAGGACAGGTTCAGAGGaagaaatcaataaaaagaTTTGGTCACAAATTAACTCATTTGTTAATCAGAGGTTCTCTGAAGACTATTGA
- the glsl gene encoding glutaminase liver isoform, mitochondrial isoform X2, whose translation MENQTQEEDGSNLCFQRTPSLRRKWRKRYGGLDGNKLLEPNKDPDVNVGPASSGNGCLKPPLPQAVVQPEDRGPPPGHPWSPSQQSPTKRRAAADVLFDGFTSKGRISVNQFFEAIWNSGLHRSDPRLRECYHHLRRLQDAEGTVDRNTFHRCITGFVSLILKALQGRFVIPDFSTFNEETQKLFSRCRQLSPIQVGAGDGKESMDSTRWGLSICTVDGQRLSLGDWADALVLGEVSWPLVYGVAVDLLGSDLVHRYVGMEGYSRYDSPFTLSKTGIPHSPLTETGVLITTSLLQMVGRMTSEEEEKFDSVLNVIQRLCNKEHATLDGSSYESSRKVAVRLHALSFYLQEKKCFPEKVDINAALDLMLQCTSTEITCESGAAMAASLANGGLCPLSADQVLSPAATRSMLSMMQVAGMKDYSTTFHYKTSIPAVSSSHGSLLAIVPGVLGLMAFSPELDACGNPWRAVHFCQELISMFQLHSFDIRTPFRQILAYRQWKAESEGYQIMNVLLAAFKGDIQTLRRYYLSGVDVNAVDYDGRSALHVAAAEGHTEVIRFLLENAKVNAALKDSFMSHQMGELSSTRGQKTQQGGSSSVTAGRRVTFDLSLLRTGSEEEINKKIWSQINSFVNQRFSEDY comes from the exons ATGGAGAACCAGACCCAGGAGGAGGACGGGTCCAACCTGTG ttttcagagAACTCCATCTCTCAGAAGAAAATGGAGGAAACGTTATGGCGGTCTGGACGGCAACAAACTGCTGGAACCCAATAAAGATCCAGACGTGAACG TGGGACCAGCATCATCCGGTAATGGTTGCCTGAAGCCTCCCCTCCCTCAGGCGGTGGTCCAGCCAGAGGATAGAGGCCCCCCACCCGGCCATCCCTGGTCCCCCTCTCAGCAAAGTCCGACCAAACGCAGGGC GGCGGCTGACGTTCTGTTCGATGGCTTTACATCCAAAGGAAGAATCAGCGTCAACCAGTTCTTTGAG GCCATCTGGAACTCTGGTCTGCACCGGTCGGACCCCCGGCTCAGAGAGTGTTATCACCACCTGAGGAGGCTGCAGGACGCTGAGGGGACCGTGGACAGAAACACCTTCCACAG gTGCATTACAGGATTTGTGTCTCTCATCCTGAAAGCTCTGCAGGGAAGGTTTGTCATCCCAGATTTCTCTACCTTCAACGAGGAAACTCAGAAATTGTTCTCAAGGTGCCGGCAGCTGTCGCCCATACAG GTTGGAGCTGGTGATGGAAAGGAGAGCATGGACAGCACCAGGTGGGGTTTGTCCATCTGCACCGTGGATGGACAGAG GTTGTCTCTGGGTGACTGGGCCGATGCTCTGGTTCTGGGTGAGGTGTCATGGCCGCTGGTGTACGGCGTGGCGGTGGACCTGCTGGGTTCTGACCTGGTCCATAGATACGTCGGCATGGAGGGTTACTCCAGATATGACTCTCCGTTCACACTCTCTAAAACAG GAATCCCTCACAGCCCACTCACTGAGACTGGAGTCCTCATCACCACATCCTTACTACAG ATGGTCGGGAGGATGacctctgaggaagaggagaagttTGACTCA gtgtTGAATGTCATCCAGAGGCTCTGTAACAAAGAACACGCCACCCTAGACGGCAGCAG TTACGAGAGCAGCAGGAAGGTTGCTGTCAGACTCCACGCTCTGTCCTTCTACCTGCAGGAGAAGAAG TGTTTTCCAGAGAAGGTCGATATTAATGCTGCATTGGATCTCATGCTGCAG TGCACCTCCACAGAGATCACCTGTGAATCAGGAGCTGCCATGGCTGCTTCGTTAGCCAATGGAGGCCTCTGTCCCCTGTCAGCTGATCAGGTGCTGTCCCCAGCGGCCACGCGGAGCATGTTGTCCATGATGCAGGTGGCAGGAATGAAGGATTACTCCACAACGTTTCACTACAAG ACGTCTATCCCAGCTGTGTCCAGCAGCCATGGGTCGCTACTCGCCATTGTTCCTGGTGTTTTGGGTCTGATGGCGTTCTCTCCTGAGTTGGATGCCTGTGGGAACCCCTGGAGGGCCGTCCACTTCTGCCAG GAGCTCAtttcaatgtttcagctccacAGTTTTGACATCAGGACTCCGTTCAGGCAGATTCTGGCCTACAGACAGTGGAAAGCTGAATCTGAG GGATATCAGATCATGAACGTCTTGCTGGCTGCTTTTAAAGGCGACATCCAGACTCTGAGGAG GTACTACCTGTCTGGTGTGGATGTAAACGCAGTTGATTACGACGGCAGGTCAGCTCTGCACGTGGCTGCTGCCGAAGGTCACACAGAGGTCATTCGCTTCCTGCTGGAGAATGCCAAAGTGAATGCCGCTCTGAAGGACAG TTTCATGTCTCACCAGATGGGGGAGCTCTCCTCTACAAGAGGCCAGAAGACACAACAGGGAGGCAGCAGTTCAGTTACTGCAGGGAGACGCGTGACCTTTGATCTTTCCCTTCTTAGGACAGGTTCAGAGGaagaaatcaataaaaagaTTTGGTCACAAATTAACTCATTTGTTAATCAGAGGTTCTCTGAAGACTATTGA
- the glsl gene encoding glutaminase liver isoform, mitochondrial isoform X4, whose product MCITGFVSLILKALQGRFVIPDFSTFNEETQKLFSRCRQLSPIQVGAGDGKESMDSTRWGLSICTVDGQRLSLGDWADALVLGEVSWPLVYGVAVDLLGSDLVHRYVGMEGYSRYDSPFTLSKTGIPHSPLTETGVLITTSLLQMVGRMTSEEEEKFDSVLNVIQRLCNKEHATLDGSSYESSRKVAVRLHALSFYLQEKKCFPEKVDINAALDLMLQCTSTEITCESGAAMAASLANGGLCPLSADQVLSPAATRSMLSMMQVAGMKDYSTTFHYKTSIPAVSSSHGSLLAIVPGVLGLMAFSPELDACGNPWRAVHFCQELISMFQLHSFDIRTPFRQILAYRQWKAESEGYQIMNVLLAAFKGDIQTLRRYYLSGVDVNAVDYDGRSALHVAAAEGHTEVIRFLLENAKVNAALKDSFMSHQMGELSSTRGQKTQQGGSSSVTAGRRVTFDLSLLRTGSEEEINKKIWSQINSFVNQRFSEDY is encoded by the exons AT gTGCATTACAGGATTTGTGTCTCTCATCCTGAAAGCTCTGCAGGGAAGGTTTGTCATCCCAGATTTCTCTACCTTCAACGAGGAAACTCAGAAATTGTTCTCAAGGTGCCGGCAGCTGTCGCCCATACAG GTTGGAGCTGGTGATGGAAAGGAGAGCATGGACAGCACCAGGTGGGGTTTGTCCATCTGCACCGTGGATGGACAGAG GTTGTCTCTGGGTGACTGGGCCGATGCTCTGGTTCTGGGTGAGGTGTCATGGCCGCTGGTGTACGGCGTGGCGGTGGACCTGCTGGGTTCTGACCTGGTCCATAGATACGTCGGCATGGAGGGTTACTCCAGATATGACTCTCCGTTCACACTCTCTAAAACAG GAATCCCTCACAGCCCACTCACTGAGACTGGAGTCCTCATCACCACATCCTTACTACAG ATGGTCGGGAGGATGacctctgaggaagaggagaagttTGACTCA gtgtTGAATGTCATCCAGAGGCTCTGTAACAAAGAACACGCCACCCTAGACGGCAGCAG TTACGAGAGCAGCAGGAAGGTTGCTGTCAGACTCCACGCTCTGTCCTTCTACCTGCAGGAGAAGAAG TGTTTTCCAGAGAAGGTCGATATTAATGCTGCATTGGATCTCATGCTGCAG TGCACCTCCACAGAGATCACCTGTGAATCAGGAGCTGCCATGGCTGCTTCGTTAGCCAATGGAGGCCTCTGTCCCCTGTCAGCTGATCAGGTGCTGTCCCCAGCGGCCACGCGGAGCATGTTGTCCATGATGCAGGTGGCAGGAATGAAGGATTACTCCACAACGTTTCACTACAAG ACGTCTATCCCAGCTGTGTCCAGCAGCCATGGGTCGCTACTCGCCATTGTTCCTGGTGTTTTGGGTCTGATGGCGTTCTCTCCTGAGTTGGATGCCTGTGGGAACCCCTGGAGGGCCGTCCACTTCTGCCAG GAGCTCAtttcaatgtttcagctccacAGTTTTGACATCAGGACTCCGTTCAGGCAGATTCTGGCCTACAGACAGTGGAAAGCTGAATCTGAG GGATATCAGATCATGAACGTCTTGCTGGCTGCTTTTAAAGGCGACATCCAGACTCTGAGGAG GTACTACCTGTCTGGTGTGGATGTAAACGCAGTTGATTACGACGGCAGGTCAGCTCTGCACGTGGCTGCTGCCGAAGGTCACACAGAGGTCATTCGCTTCCTGCTGGAGAATGCCAAAGTGAATGCCGCTCTGAAGGACAG TTTCATGTCTCACCAGATGGGGGAGCTCTCCTCTACAAGAGGCCAGAAGACACAACAGGGAGGCAGCAGTTCAGTTACTGCAGGGAGACGCGTGACCTTTGATCTTTCCCTTCTTAGGACAGGTTCAGAGGaagaaatcaataaaaagaTTTGGTCACAAATTAACTCATTTGTTAATCAGAGGTTCTCTGAAGACTATTGA
- the glsl gene encoding glutaminase liver isoform, mitochondrial isoform X3: MENQTQEEDGSNLCFQRTPSLRRKWRKRYGGLDGNKLLEPNKDPDVNAVGPASSGNGCLKPPLPQAVVQPEDRGPPPGHPWSPSQQSPTKRRAAADVLFDGFTSKGRISVNQFFEAIWNSGLHRSDPRLRECYHHLRRLQDAEGTVDRNTFHRCITGFVSLILKALQGRFVIPDFSTFNEETQKLFSRCRQLSPIQVGAGDGKESMDSTRWGLSICTVDGQRLSLGDWADALVLGEVSWPLVYGVAVDLLGSDLVHRYVGMEGYSRYDSPFTLSKTGIPHSPLTETGVLITTSLLQMVGRMTSEEEEKFDSVLNVIQRLCNKEHATLDGSSYESSRKVAVRLHALSFYLQEKKCFPEKVDINAALDLMLQCTSTEITCESGAAMAASLANGGLCPLSADQVLSPAATRSMLSMMQVAGMKDYSTTFHYKTSIPAVSSSHGSLLAIVPGVLGLMAFSPELDACGNPWRAVHFCQELISMFQLHSFDIRTPFRQILAYRQWKAESEGYQIMNVLLAAFKGDIQTLRRYYLSGVDVNAVDYDGRSALHVAAAEGHTEVIRFLLENAKVNAALKDRWGSSPLQEARRHNREAAVQLLQGDA, encoded by the exons ATGGAGAACCAGACCCAGGAGGAGGACGGGTCCAACCTGTG ttttcagagAACTCCATCTCTCAGAAGAAAATGGAGGAAACGTTATGGCGGTCTGGACGGCAACAAACTGCTGGAACCCAATAAAGATCCAGACGTGAACG CAGTGGGACCAGCATCATCCGGTAATGGTTGCCTGAAGCCTCCCCTCCCTCAGGCGGTGGTCCAGCCAGAGGATAGAGGCCCCCCACCCGGCCATCCCTGGTCCCCCTCTCAGCAAAGTCCGACCAAACGCAGGGC GGCGGCTGACGTTCTGTTCGATGGCTTTACATCCAAAGGAAGAATCAGCGTCAACCAGTTCTTTGAG GCCATCTGGAACTCTGGTCTGCACCGGTCGGACCCCCGGCTCAGAGAGTGTTATCACCACCTGAGGAGGCTGCAGGACGCTGAGGGGACCGTGGACAGAAACACCTTCCACAG gTGCATTACAGGATTTGTGTCTCTCATCCTGAAAGCTCTGCAGGGAAGGTTTGTCATCCCAGATTTCTCTACCTTCAACGAGGAAACTCAGAAATTGTTCTCAAGGTGCCGGCAGCTGTCGCCCATACAG GTTGGAGCTGGTGATGGAAAGGAGAGCATGGACAGCACCAGGTGGGGTTTGTCCATCTGCACCGTGGATGGACAGAG GTTGTCTCTGGGTGACTGGGCCGATGCTCTGGTTCTGGGTGAGGTGTCATGGCCGCTGGTGTACGGCGTGGCGGTGGACCTGCTGGGTTCTGACCTGGTCCATAGATACGTCGGCATGGAGGGTTACTCCAGATATGACTCTCCGTTCACACTCTCTAAAACAG GAATCCCTCACAGCCCACTCACTGAGACTGGAGTCCTCATCACCACATCCTTACTACAG ATGGTCGGGAGGATGacctctgaggaagaggagaagttTGACTCA gtgtTGAATGTCATCCAGAGGCTCTGTAACAAAGAACACGCCACCCTAGACGGCAGCAG TTACGAGAGCAGCAGGAAGGTTGCTGTCAGACTCCACGCTCTGTCCTTCTACCTGCAGGAGAAGAAG TGTTTTCCAGAGAAGGTCGATATTAATGCTGCATTGGATCTCATGCTGCAG TGCACCTCCACAGAGATCACCTGTGAATCAGGAGCTGCCATGGCTGCTTCGTTAGCCAATGGAGGCCTCTGTCCCCTGTCAGCTGATCAGGTGCTGTCCCCAGCGGCCACGCGGAGCATGTTGTCCATGATGCAGGTGGCAGGAATGAAGGATTACTCCACAACGTTTCACTACAAG ACGTCTATCCCAGCTGTGTCCAGCAGCCATGGGTCGCTACTCGCCATTGTTCCTGGTGTTTTGGGTCTGATGGCGTTCTCTCCTGAGTTGGATGCCTGTGGGAACCCCTGGAGGGCCGTCCACTTCTGCCAG GAGCTCAtttcaatgtttcagctccacAGTTTTGACATCAGGACTCCGTTCAGGCAGATTCTGGCCTACAGACAGTGGAAAGCTGAATCTGAG GGATATCAGATCATGAACGTCTTGCTGGCTGCTTTTAAAGGCGACATCCAGACTCTGAGGAG GTACTACCTGTCTGGTGTGGATGTAAACGCAGTTGATTACGACGGCAGGTCAGCTCTGCACGTGGCTGCTGCCGAAGGTCACACAGAGGTCATTCGCTTCCTGCTGGAGAATGCCAAAGTGAATGCCGCTCTGAAGGACAG ATGGGGGAGCTCTCCTCTACAAGAGGCCAGAAGACACAACAGGGAGGCAGCAGTTCAGTTACTGCAGGGAGACGCGTGA